From the genome of Solanum pennellii chromosome 6, SPENNV200:
TTGATGCAGCATACCTCAAAACTCGGATACTGTAGTTGGCATTCAATtgtttcttcattctttttctgCAGAAGCATAAGAAGGGATTTAAGAGATTCATCAGATCTAGCAATATGATACACAAGATATAGGCCCTCAAGATAAAAGGTACACCTATGTGTGGAAAGGACTAGATTGAACTGAAGAAAAGGGTCAAAAGAAGATAATCAAGCTGTATAATCATTAAACATGGAGACACTCTATCTAAGGATGAAATCCAACTGAAAAAAAAGGggacttaaaaaaatataaatattgttgTAACCTTGGAGTAGCTGTAATTCTGCAAGTCAACAAATATCTCACCGCAGGAATCTCGGCATTCTACAGAATAAAATGCGACACGTCTTGGCAACTTGCGACACTTTGCATTAACCGATTTCTGCATAGGGAGCCTTATCAAaagtaaaatcataaaaaaaactggtattttcattggaaaaatcctcttatttattttcaacaaGCAAGAAGAATGTCCATACTTTTGTCAGAAGCGAGCAGCAACTGATGACAACAGCATCAAACTTCTGAAAGAATTCAACATCAAAGTTGGCCAGATCACCTAAAAATAGAGCATACGAgacataaaaatgaaatctttGATGCATTGACACAATCTGATTCTGAGAAATAGATATAAGGTGCTTAACATGCACCTGACACTGCATATCATCAAAACCCAATAGAGATATAGCTAAGAACTCGAGTCGGAAGTGAAATGTTAGGAACTTTCTTAATGCACCTTTTTATAAGTTTTGAGAGTATAAAAAGAGTTAACTATCTGATAAGCATAATATGCATAACAGTTATATTTGttaggaaaaaacaaaaataagtggAAAATTAAGCTAACTTACGAAATCATTACAAGATCAAAGAACGACAAAAAGCGGAAATGCACTGGTGTTTGATGAGTTAAGAGGAACTATGCAGGTTAAAGAGTTTGTAAATAAATTATAGTACAAACAGATCCAAACCTTTTTCAACAGAAACAGTAACCATGGGGTTGAAATCTTTCAGTGATTCACAACAAAGCTCAGCAAGTGATTTCCCACTGGTCATATTTTCATCAGAAGGAACTAAAAAATTAGCAGACAGTAGCTCTTCTGTTACAAGTCGATCATCATTTAGCGTCAAACTACCGACTCCGGCTAAGACAATGTTCTTGCAGAACTGggaaagaaaaaggagaaagaagaagTTAATATAATCTGAAGTTGCTCATTTTGAATTTAGCATCTGGAActgaaaatattatattgaaactTATCCTATCAAAGGGCCAAGAAGCATGATGTATACAGTTTATCTTTGGACATAATCCAATTCCATCAATAACAAACAACAGAAAAGTTctattgataaacaaaaataataacgTATATGGCAATAAACATTTACTTCAAAAAGTGATTAATTGGTAGTTTTGTACCTCAATAACAGTCCCTTTCAGTCCACTGACAAATATATGAGATTTGCTCAACCTGACAGAAATAATAAGATAGTAgaatcttttataaaaatgaaagaactaGATGGGTCTACTAGATACCTatctaaaatattgtatatgtcATTCCCTTGAAGATAGAATACtgcttttaaaattaaaagtaagtCATAGGATGAGCACACATTCCATTTTCCCTTCAAGTGAACCACAGGGACATGGGTGTCCCTCTTCCttcataacaaaaaaattacttgCTATAAGCACATGAAAACCCTGGTTCCACTATTGATACTAAGGACACCAAGCTCATATACATGTATGTAAAGTAAACATCTATCCTCAACAACAGTGTTTTTGTGATGCATTATCATACTGGTTGCCTGtgtaaaatgacaaaaatgagTGAAGAAGAATACCTTCGCTGAGCATCAACACCCCAAACCCTAATTTGACGATCATATATGGCAGTTTCTTGCTCTGTCAATTCCTCACCTACTTTTCCCATTGCAACCTATAATTTCAGCAAAAAAACATACTAAGTGAAGAAACAAACACAATATCCACAAACTTATAGCTCAATTCTCAGTTCATCATTGTCCATCTTCCTCGAAGCTCCTACTGAAATTGAACTAAGCAAACAAACTAAATCTCGAAAAAATCGAGAGGTGAACAAAGCAATTTTTTGGTGCATTAATCAAAGCAATTTATaagcaaaacaaagagaagaaGTGAAAGAACAGGCAAAGGAGAGAGCTTACACTGTGAGAGAACTGAGGGAAAAATTGCTTTTAGGGCGAAATCAGAAGAGAACTAAGCATCAattgtttccttttttcttcttttttgaattGCAATTAGTTCGATCAAATTTATATAGTTGCTTATGAAgcatagtttttaaaaaataattttctagaaACTAAGATAAATAGAAAGTATAAGGATATTATTTAacaatttattgtttaaatagttaaatgtgataaaattatattttaatttgtgaaGGACTTCTATAGTttacatatcataatattttttgcaAGTTCATTATTATGGGACGAAATGTATTGTGTATAAAGCTTGATAACTTCAGGTtcacatatgaaaatgtggtgTTGTGAAAATCTAACATCCAGCATTTATGCCTAATTTTTAGTATGATTTGTTAgtttgaattcattttttttaacttaaatttatGTGATAAATCGATCAACTTTCACGTGCGTCTATAtaaaaaagtgataaatttattttttaaatttcaacaCTCAAATATACTACGAGTAGGTGCAATTCCAAATGAGAGAGCTTAGCATTGCCACCATTGACGAGAACCGAGGGCTTCGATTTTCCAGAACCAGATTTGATTAGATTAAagaacttcaaattttttcacTCTCTTCTTTACTACCATTTCACATGTTTGTAAAATATATAGCAACAGCCATTGACTTTGCATTATTTGAGCAGGTTGCCCTTCATCTGCATTGAAATAACAGAACGGGATATGATTTGGTGTAAACATCAGCTACGAGTAAGTATTTTAACTATAAGTCCTGTGAAGTAATTTCTTTAATTGTTTACTGTTTCCAGACTGAATTTGACAATCATACTTATGGGGCTGAATGTAGAATATCTGCAAAATGAACCTTTTTTCACTGGGAAAAAATGTGACATATTAGTGTTGATTGATTGGGAGAAGGTGATTAAGCAAGAGCATATGGTGCCATTGTCTTAATGCTAATTTGGACCATTATGCTGCATTTTTCTCCTAGCAATGTAACCTCGGAGCCAAGGAGTAACATCCTCGTTGATCTTGATCATGATGAAGAAGATTACGCGGTAGATGATTATCAAGGAGAAGATGGCACTTAGATCCACCCATTTTGATCTGTTCACGTCAATCTGGAATATCTGTTTTAGCGCGTATTCACCTGTGATCTTGGGAGGATGAGGACTATGGTTATCAAATATCAACCCCTTCAAGTCATTTTTGTATTGCCCCTACAGAAACCACCAAATTAGAGTCAAAATAAGACTGGACAGATCTCAACAGATTTTCCATCAAAGGACTACTACATCTACATCCTCGTAAAAGCACGAAATTGGTCTGAACATGCCAAGTTGGTGCCTATAAAGCATGTAGTTTCGTATTTATAACTTGTATATTGTAAAatcatttatgaaattagtgcATTACGTTAACTGCTAAGGCTACTACTGATTCTACTTATTCTGGACTGTTACGTGTAGTTATCATTAGGCTCGGGTGATCTAAACATTTCCACTGTGAGTTAACAACAGGTAAAATGTGCAGCAAATTTTTACCTGTACAGCCCAGAAATCAAAAGTCAAGTAAGACACCGGGTAACGCCAGACAGGTTTTGGTATGTCATAGGGGAGTCTGAAGAACCCAGAGACCAGCATAGATATTCCCTAACACAGAAACATACACAATTTAGGTGTAGACAATGGTAAGGATTATAAATTTGCATTCTAACATAAGCAAAAGTTCATAGTCTAATAAGACCGAAACAGATTAAGTTTACTACCAGAATGCCAGCTCCTATGATGATACCCATGAGGAAATTAGGTACAACACTAGCTATGACCATCATCAGGCTCTCAACCGCCGTAATGCTGGCATAAAGGGCCAATACAAAGAAGAAATAGTGGGAGAATCCTGGATGGAAGTGGACCATGAAGTAGCAGACAGTACCAGAAAGAATTGCAATCAATATAAGGAACGGCATTGCAGATAACGTGTTGCTTATCACAAACACAATGACACCATAATGCCCGTTCATCCTTTCCCTTTGGAAAACCTGTTTTGATTGACCAAATCATTAGATTTGTGTGGCAATGTATCATTTATATAGACAAGGTAGATTTTTCTAGAGTACTGTCATATAAAGTACGAACTTTCATATCCTCCACGAATGAAGGGAAACCTCCTATTGACATGAATGTCATAAATCCAAAGACGAAAGATGAACATGCAGCTCTTGCCTGCATAATGTTAATTTGATAAGTAGATAAAAAAAAGCGCGTCTTCATGTAGGAGACATTAATTACGAAGGAATCAAGTTGTAAAAATCCCATTAGGAGAAATAAGTGACCTGGATGGAATTATACTTGGTTCCCACATTAAAATAGATGGTTCCAAGACAAACGGAAACCACTAAGTAGATCAAAATCCTCAGCCAGTAATAGCCAAAGTCTCTAGACATATTAACAAACGAACGTTTGGTTAAGCTGTAGGACTGCATAAAGAAACTAGCATGGCTTCCGTTAGAATCTAGCACTGTTCCTTTCtgttacaaaaaaagaaaagaaaagaaaagattacaTTTGATGAGATAAGAAATTAGATAGATGATGAAGAAATCAAGATCAAGCTTTGGTGCATTAAAACTTACAACTTTGGACATTTCTTCTACTGTTTCATTTGCTACATAGCAGTACTGAGAATGACGATAGAAGTCAACAAGACTTCGAATTACTTCTGCTGTTGTCATCTTGTTTAGAGGATCATCATTGTACTGATTAAACTTATTAAAATAAGAACAGAATAAGTTAAATGAAGGAAGGTGAAGATCTTATATCCTAAGCCATGCTAAATACAACGGTAATATATAGAAGTCCATGTTACTGTTGCTTAAAGAAACTACTACAGAAAGCGG
Proteins encoded in this window:
- the LOC107021642 gene encoding SUMO-activating enzyme subunit 1B-1-like, with product MGKVGEELTEQETAIYDRQIRVWGVDAQRRLSKSHIFVSGLKGTVIEFCKNIVLAGVGSLTLNDDRLVTEELLSANFLVPSDENMTSGKSLAELCCESLKDFNPMVTVSVEKGDLANFDVEFFQKFDAVVISCCSLLTKKSVNAKCRKLPRRVAFYSVECRDSCGEIFVDLQNYSYSKKKNEETIECQLQYPSFEEAIAVPWSSLPKRMSKLYFAMRVLERFEVLEKQNPQDTSGDDLPNVLKLRKELCEAQCINESQIPVPLLQRLLAARVEFPPVCAIIGGVLGQEVIKAISGKGDPLKNFFLFDAMDGKGIIEDISG